In one window of uncultured Acetobacteroides sp. DNA:
- the wecB gene encoding UDP-N-acetylglucosamine 2-epimerase (non-hydrolyzing), with translation MKKLKVLTVVGTRPEIIRLSCVLQKLDQSEAIEHVLVHTGQNYDYELNEVFFEDLELRKPDYFLNAAGRNATETAGQILINIDPILEKEKPDAFLVLGDTNSCLCAIAAKKRHIPIFHMEAGNRCFDQRVPEETNRKIVDHISDINLTYSDIAREYLLAEGLRPDRIVKTGSPMYEVLMNYMPKIEKSTILSALSLTKGEYFVVSAHREENIASEKNFFNFVEVLNTVAEKYGFPIIVSTHPRTRKMIEKHGVQFHKNVKLMKPMALSDYISLQMNAAAVLSDSGTISEESSILNFRALNIREAHERPEAMEEASVIMVGLNPERVLQGLVQLQHQNIEERNFRTVADYSMPNVSDKVLRIIISYTDYIKRVVWSE, from the coding sequence ATGAAGAAATTAAAAGTACTAACCGTAGTTGGCACACGCCCCGAGATAATTCGCCTCTCGTGCGTATTACAAAAACTCGATCAATCGGAGGCAATTGAGCATGTACTTGTTCATACCGGACAAAACTACGATTATGAGTTGAACGAGGTATTTTTTGAAGATTTGGAACTAAGGAAACCCGATTATTTCTTAAACGCTGCAGGTAGAAATGCTACAGAAACGGCAGGTCAAATCCTGATTAATATTGACCCAATACTCGAAAAAGAGAAACCTGATGCATTTCTGGTATTAGGTGATACCAACTCTTGCCTATGCGCTATTGCTGCAAAAAAACGCCATATTCCCATCTTCCACATGGAAGCAGGAAATCGTTGCTTCGACCAGCGGGTGCCTGAGGAAACCAATAGAAAGATTGTAGACCACATTTCGGACATTAATCTTACCTACAGCGATATTGCTAGAGAATATCTTTTAGCAGAAGGATTAAGGCCTGATAGAATAGTCAAGACTGGCAGTCCAATGTATGAGGTGCTTATGAACTACATGCCTAAGATCGAAAAGTCTACCATTCTTTCGGCCTTAAGCCTAACAAAAGGCGAATACTTTGTAGTTTCAGCGCATAGAGAAGAAAATATTGCATCAGAAAAGAACTTCTTTAATTTCGTAGAGGTGCTCAATACGGTAGCAGAAAAATATGGCTTTCCTATTATTGTTTCTACCCATCCTCGTACTCGCAAGATGATTGAGAAACATGGGGTGCAGTTTCATAAAAACGTGAAGCTCATGAAGCCTATGGCGCTAAGCGATTATATTTCGCTACAAATGAATGCAGCAGCAGTTCTTTCTGATAGTGGAACGATTTCAGAGGAATCTTCTATACTCAACTTTAGAGCCTTGAATATTAGAGAGGCTCACGAGCGTCCTGAAGCAATGGAAGAGGCATCTGTAATAATGGTAGGACTAAATCCCGAAAGAGTACTTCAGGGATTGGTTCAATTGCAGCATCAAAATATAGAAGAGCGTAACTTCCGGACAGTAGCAGATTACTCAATGCCAAACGTGTCGGATAAGGTGCTTAGGATAATTATATCGTATACCGATTATATTAAACGAGTAGTTTGGAGTGAATAG
- a CDS encoding GxxExxY protein, producing MEINDLTHEILDSAFKVQTALGPGLLESAYQVCLCYELKKKGFNVESEKPQPLVYEEVKLDCGYRIDLLVENRVIVELKTVDQFTDVHQAQILTYMKLSRIRHGLLINFNVKSLKNGIKRFVL from the coding sequence ATGGAAATAAATGATTTAACTCACGAGATTCTCGACTCTGCATTTAAGGTTCAAACAGCTTTAGGTCCTGGTCTTTTAGAATCAGCCTACCAGGTATGTTTGTGCTATGAGTTAAAGAAAAAGGGTTTCAACGTTGAGTCAGAAAAGCCACAGCCATTAGTCTATGAGGAGGTAAAGTTAGATTGTGGTTATAGAATTGATTTGCTTGTTGAAAATAGAGTAATAGTAGAATTGAAAACTGTAGATCAGTTTACGGATGTACATCAAGCACAGATTCTCACCTATATGAAGTTGTCAAGAATCAGGCATGGATTGCTGATAAACTTCAACGTCAAAAGCCTCAAGAACGGAATTAAACGATTTGTCTTATAA